One Tachypleus tridentatus isolate NWPU-2018 chromosome 3, ASM421037v1, whole genome shotgun sequence DNA window includes the following coding sequences:
- the LOC143247611 gene encoding uncharacterized protein LOC143247611 isoform X5, which translates to MLRSNQVITFDFPGWKKEFKMYFRTNNKVNNIGFRIRVRQQTYCGSFSDRLQADQQSESCDIRILSPRSHLRSPGYPWAYPPNLQCRYTIEKFRPDVCQAKVTVLDFHLRYSRNCTSDYLCTCKDGIRLCGKLPSNTTYVYNVPSMEKNFCMYFQTSEFGTDKGFELFIRQITDCYPRTPRTSGSTSMVTTTTTMKPTTPYKELTITTDITKSTSEQMKITDKISTTSEGLTTTPTMYTTTPTDHPICYYYLQDRAGNINSPQYPRNYPNNLDCTYLFTRNNDRDICRLKLTLLDFDLEDSVGCFRDYFEVGGKRYCGRYSHKIIDAPFTSSSIWISARFVTDSCERRRGFQIQYMMGPCLTSTSVVTEQKPTAYRNTTTVEPTTTSERFTTTREISTTPGEITTTREISTTPGEITTTREISTTPGGLTTTREISTTPGGLTTTSEIITTSKGLTTTTELITTTAVGSNNLLACIVANVTYLHEDCDKYYYCNENLESILHQCPPGELVIIENAEFWNIFCTDETEVDCVDRKRPAGSKYSKRSYSRLQVDSGISCIFDPEAERNCSVIISHDRGHPIFRTDCSLLGYEECRAQALNHLFLYTSHASHQFPDFRLKFVIFVMGFLTSQQIKVYLLSISLF; encoded by the exons ATGCTACGTTCAAATCAAGTTA TCACATTTGACTTTCCTGGATGGAAGaaagaatttaaaatgtattttcggACCAATAACAAAGTGAACAACATAGGTTTCCGGATACGTGTACGACAGCAGACATACTGTGGCAGTTTTAGTGACCGACTACAAG ctgaccaacaatcGGAATCGTGTGATATACGAATACTTAGTCCTAGATCACACCTGAGAAGCCCCGGGTATCCATGGGCCTATCCTCCGAATTTGCAATGTCGTTACACTATCGAAAAGTTTAGACCCGATGTTTGTCAGGCAA AGGTGACAGTTTTGGACTTCCATCTTCGATATAGTAGGAACTGCACCAGTGATTACTTGTgtacttgcaaagatggaattcgCTTATGTGGAAAGTTACCTTCCAACACAACAT ATGTCTACAACGTTCCTTCTATGGAGAAGAATTTCTGCATGTACTTTCAGACGAGTGAATTCGGGACCGACAAGGGGTTTGAACTTTTTATTCGCCAAATCACGGACTGTTACCCGAGAACTCCACGCACTTCAG GTTCGACATCTATGGTTACAACTACAACAACCATGAAGCCTACGACACCATATAAGGAACTAACAATTACAACCGATATTACTAAGTCGACGTCTGAACagatgaaaataacagataaaataagtaCGACATCTGAGGGACTGACAACGACACCTACAATGTACACAACAACCCCTACAG ATCACCCCATCTGTTACTATTATTTACAAGATCGAGCGGGCAACATCAACAGCCCACAGTACCCAAGGAACTACCCAAATAATTTAGATTGTACCTATCTCTTTACACGGAACAACGACAGAGACATCTGCCGGCTGAAATTGACATTATTGGACTTTGACCTCGAGGACTCAGTCGGATGTTTTCGAGATTATTTTGAAGTCGGCGGAAAACGCTATTGTGGCAGATATTCTCATAAGATAATAG ATGCCCCTTTCACTTCTAGCAGTATTTGGATTTCCGCGAGATTTGTTACAGATTCGTGTGAGAGGAGACGAGGTTTTCAAATCCAGTATATGATGGGTCCTTGTCTTACTTCAACATCTGTGGTTACAGAACAAAAGCCAACTGCATATCGTAACACGACGACTGTAGAACCTACGACAACATCTGAAAGGTTTACAACGACAAGAGAAATATCTACAACCCCTGGAGAGATAACAACGACAAGAGAAATATCTACAACCCCTGGAGAGATAACAACGACAAGAGAAATATCTACAACTCCTGGAGGGTTAACAACGACAAGAGAAATATCTACAACTCCTGGAGGGTTAACAACGACAAGTGAAATAATTACGACATCCAAGGGGTTGACAACGACAACAGAACTAATTACGACGACAGCTGTAG GATCAAATAATTTGTTAGCGTGTATCGTAGCGAACGTGACCTATTTGCACGAGGACTGCGACAAGTATTACTACTGTAACGAAAATCTTGAATCTATTCTACACCAGTGTCCCCCAGGAGAACTGGTTATTATTGAAAATGCAgaattttggaatattttttgtacagatgaaACAGAAGTTGACTGTGTGG ATAGGAAGAGGCCCGCTGGCAGTAAATATTCAAAAAGAAGCTATTCACGTCTTCAGGTGGACTCTGGAATTTCGTGTATCTTCGATCCAGAAGCTGAGAGAAACTGCAGTGTTATAATTTCTCACGACAGAGGGCACCCAATTTTCCGAACAGACTGTTCTTTATTGGGTTATGAAGAATGCCGAGCTCAGGCATTGAATCATTTGTTTTTGTATACGTCACACGCTTCTCACCAGTTTCCTGATTTTCGATTGAAATTCGTTATTTTCGTGATGGGGTTTTTGACTTCACaacaaataaaagtgtatcttttgtccatttcattattttaa
- the LOC143247611 gene encoding uncharacterized protein LOC143247611 isoform X7: MYFRTNNKVNNIGFRIRVRQQTYCGSFSDRLQADQQSESCDIRILSPRSHLRSPGYPWAYPPNLQCRYTIEKFRPDVCQAKVTVLDFHLRYSRNCTSDYLCTCKDGIRLCGKLPSNTTYVYNVPSMEKNFCMYFQTSEFGTDKGFELFIRQITDCYPRTPRTSGSTSMVTTTTTMKPTTPYKELTITTDITKSTSEQMKITDKISTTSEGLTTTPTMYTTTPTDHPICYYYLQDRAGNINSPQYPRNYPNNLDCTYLFTRNNDRDICRLKLTLLDFDLEDSVGCFRDYFEVGGKRYCGRYSHKIIDAPFTSSSIWISARFVTDSCERRRGFQIQYMMGPCLTSTSVVTEQKPTAYRNTTTVEPTTTSERFTTTREISTTPGEITTTREISTTPGEITTTREISTTPGGLTTTREISTTPGGLTTTSEIITTSKGLTTTTELITTTAVGSNNLLACIVANVTYLHEDCDKYYYCNENLESILHQCPPGELVIIENAEFWNIFCTDETEVDCVDRKRPAGSKYSKRSYSRLQVDSGISCIFDPEAERNCSVIISHDRGHPIFRTDCSLLGYEECRAQALNHLFLYTSHASHQFPDFRLKFVIFVMGFLTSQQIKVYLLSISLF; encoded by the exons atgtattttcggACCAATAACAAAGTGAACAACATAGGTTTCCGGATACGTGTACGACAGCAGACATACTGTGGCAGTTTTAGTGACCGACTACAAG ctgaccaacaatcGGAATCGTGTGATATACGAATACTTAGTCCTAGATCACACCTGAGAAGCCCCGGGTATCCATGGGCCTATCCTCCGAATTTGCAATGTCGTTACACTATCGAAAAGTTTAGACCCGATGTTTGTCAGGCAA AGGTGACAGTTTTGGACTTCCATCTTCGATATAGTAGGAACTGCACCAGTGATTACTTGTgtacttgcaaagatggaattcgCTTATGTGGAAAGTTACCTTCCAACACAACAT ATGTCTACAACGTTCCTTCTATGGAGAAGAATTTCTGCATGTACTTTCAGACGAGTGAATTCGGGACCGACAAGGGGTTTGAACTTTTTATTCGCCAAATCACGGACTGTTACCCGAGAACTCCACGCACTTCAG GTTCGACATCTATGGTTACAACTACAACAACCATGAAGCCTACGACACCATATAAGGAACTAACAATTACAACCGATATTACTAAGTCGACGTCTGAACagatgaaaataacagataaaataagtaCGACATCTGAGGGACTGACAACGACACCTACAATGTACACAACAACCCCTACAG ATCACCCCATCTGTTACTATTATTTACAAGATCGAGCGGGCAACATCAACAGCCCACAGTACCCAAGGAACTACCCAAATAATTTAGATTGTACCTATCTCTTTACACGGAACAACGACAGAGACATCTGCCGGCTGAAATTGACATTATTGGACTTTGACCTCGAGGACTCAGTCGGATGTTTTCGAGATTATTTTGAAGTCGGCGGAAAACGCTATTGTGGCAGATATTCTCATAAGATAATAG ATGCCCCTTTCACTTCTAGCAGTATTTGGATTTCCGCGAGATTTGTTACAGATTCGTGTGAGAGGAGACGAGGTTTTCAAATCCAGTATATGATGGGTCCTTGTCTTACTTCAACATCTGTGGTTACAGAACAAAAGCCAACTGCATATCGTAACACGACGACTGTAGAACCTACGACAACATCTGAAAGGTTTACAACGACAAGAGAAATATCTACAACCCCTGGAGAGATAACAACGACAAGAGAAATATCTACAACCCCTGGAGAGATAACAACGACAAGAGAAATATCTACAACTCCTGGAGGGTTAACAACGACAAGAGAAATATCTACAACTCCTGGAGGGTTAACAACGACAAGTGAAATAATTACGACATCCAAGGGGTTGACAACGACAACAGAACTAATTACGACGACAGCTGTAG GATCAAATAATTTGTTAGCGTGTATCGTAGCGAACGTGACCTATTTGCACGAGGACTGCGACAAGTATTACTACTGTAACGAAAATCTTGAATCTATTCTACACCAGTGTCCCCCAGGAGAACTGGTTATTATTGAAAATGCAgaattttggaatattttttgtacagatgaaACAGAAGTTGACTGTGTGG ATAGGAAGAGGCCCGCTGGCAGTAAATATTCAAAAAGAAGCTATTCACGTCTTCAGGTGGACTCTGGAATTTCGTGTATCTTCGATCCAGAAGCTGAGAGAAACTGCAGTGTTATAATTTCTCACGACAGAGGGCACCCAATTTTCCGAACAGACTGTTCTTTATTGGGTTATGAAGAATGCCGAGCTCAGGCATTGAATCATTTGTTTTTGTATACGTCACACGCTTCTCACCAGTTTCCTGATTTTCGATTGAAATTCGTTATTTTCGTGATGGGGTTTTTGACTTCACaacaaataaaagtgtatcttttgtccatttcattattttaa